From the genome of Diorhabda sublineata isolate icDioSubl1.1 chromosome Y, icDioSubl1.1, whole genome shotgun sequence, one region includes:
- the LOC130451906 gene encoding uncharacterized protein LOC130451906, with protein MILSSKHHFTKLLFEQEHKNLLHAGPLQLLYNIRETYWPVAARNQARSIVHKCIQCYRLKPKSVQPIMGNLPSDRLLSGFPFQITGTYYAGPFHVLNKRGRGSKIMKGYVCLFICLATKSIHLEFVSSLSTEDFLLALKRFISRRGKPSQIYSDHGTNFISANRNLKALYDFLTQNECLISDSMNNQGIRWNFNPVQAPHFGGLWEAGVKAMQYHLKRVSGKSNFTVEEFTTVLCQIEAILNTRPLCPLSTNPLDPSPLTPAHFIIDRPLTSILEPVMILEKESRLSRYQKIENARQHFWTRWYKEYISELQQRSKWKTNHGELAEGILVLIKDDKLPPLNWKLGRVTKLFRGSDNISRAAEILTNNETVIRDFSKLCPLQ; from the coding sequence ATGATTTTGTCGTCGAAACACCATTTCACGAAACTTCTTTTTGAACAAGAGCATAAAAACTTATTACATGCAGGaccattacaattattatataatatacgagaAACGTATTGGCCAGTTGCCGCTCGCAACCAAGCTAGATCTATTGTTCATAAATGTATACAATGTTATAGATTAAAACCAAAATCAGTCCAACCTATTATGGGAAATTTACCAAGTGATAGACTTTTATCTGGTTTCCCCTTTCAAATCACAGGTACATATTATGCCGGACCTTTTCATGTACTTAATAAAAGGGGACGTGGCTCAAAAATCATGAAAGGTTATGTTTGTCTGTTCATATGCTTGGCTACAAAGTCCATTCATCTTGAGTTTGTAAGTAGTCTTTCAACTGAAGATTTCCTTTTGGCTCTGAAACGCTTTATCAGTCGACGTGGAAAACCATCTCAAATTTATTCAGACCACGGTACAAATTTTATTAGTGCAAATAGAAACTTGAAAGCACTGTATGATTTTCTCactcaaaatgaatgtttaattAGTGATTCTATGAACAATCAAGGCATACGCTGGAACTTTAATCCAGTCCAAGCTCCACATTTTGGTGGATTATGGGAGGCTGGGGTTAAGGCAATGCAATATCACTTGAAACGTGTTTCTGGTAAATCTAACTTTACTGTTGAAGAGTTCACGACTGTGCTCTGTCAGATAGAGGCCATATTAAACACCCGTCCTCTTTGTCCTCTATCTACTAACCCTTTAGATCCTTCGCCTTTAACACCAGCTCACTTCATCATTGATCGTCCACTAACTTCAATTCTGGAGCCAGTTATGATTTTAGAAAAGGAAAGCAGGTTATCCAGataccaaaaaatcgaaaatgctCGGCAACACTTCTGGACGAGATGGTATAAGGAATACATTTCCGAACTTCAGCAACGATCTAAATGGAAGACGAACCATGGAGAGTTGGCTGAAGGTATATTGGTACTTATAAAGGATGACAAACTTCCACCTCTTAACTGGAAATTGGGGCgcgtaacaaaattattccggGGTAGTGACAATATCTCGCGAGCTGCAGAAATTCTCACCAACAATGAAACTGTCATCAGAGATTTTTCCAAACTGTGCCCTTtgcagtaa